A stretch of Ipomoea triloba cultivar NCNSP0323 chromosome 13, ASM357664v1 DNA encodes these proteins:
- the LOC116003101 gene encoding BTB/POZ and MATH domain-containing protein 2-like yields the protein MDTFRVQSEHQQQQPEASSSSNSQSTTTVATTTSTCRTETINGSHDFKIKGYSLSKGMGIGKYVASETFTVGGYDWAIYFYPDGKSTEDNASYISLFIALASDATDVRALFELTLLDQSGNERHKVHTHFGRVLETGPYTLKYRGSMWGYKRFFRRPVFETSSYLKDDCILIKCTVGVVRTYTETPKVYSIPVPPSNIGMQFGQLLESGEGSDIKFEVEGDTFAAHKLVLAARSPVFRAQLFGPLKEEDTQYIIVEEVQAPVFKALLHYIYWDVLPDLQEFVGLETTGAATLMAQHLLAAADRYGLERLKVLCEAKLTEGVSINTVATTLALADQHQCVQLKSACLKFIASTENLKAVMETEGFEHLKESCPTVITELLNYVAKVGPPPGATIERGGITLDGGDVHGRRVKQRLQAS from the exons ATGGATACTTTCCGGGTCCAATCGGAGCACCAACAACAACAGCCCGAGGCCTCGTCGTCCTCGAATTCGCAATCCACCACCACCGTcgccaccaccacctccacgtGCCGGACAGAGACGATCAACGGGTCCCacgatttcaagatcaaggggTATTCGTTGTCGAAGGGGATGGGAATTGGGAAATACGTCGCGTCTGAAACGTTCACGGTGGGAGGGTATGATTGGGCGATCTATTTTTACCCGGACGGGAAGAGCACGGAGGATAACGCGTCCTATATATCGCTCTTCATTGCGCTGGCGAGCGATGCCACCGACGTCCGGGCGCTGTTCGAATTGACGTTGTTGGATCAGAGCGGGAATGAAAGGCATAAGGTCCATACCCATTTCGGACGGGTCTTGGAGACTGGGCCTTACACACTCAAGTATCGCGGTAGTATGTG GGGCTACAAACGCTTTTTCAGAAGACCAGTGTTTGAAACATCATCCTACCTCAAAGATGATTGTATCTTGATCAAATGCACAGTTGGTGTTGTTAGAACGTACACAGAAACGCCGAAGGTTTACTCCATACCAGTGCCACCATCTAACATCGGAATGCAGTTTGGCCAGCTCCTAGAGAGTGGGGAGGGGAGTGATATCAAGTTTGAGGTTGAAGGAGATACCTTTGCCGCCCACAAGTTGGTGCTTGCTGCACGTTCGCCTGTGTTCAGGGCCCAGCTCTTTGGTCCGCTGAAGGAAGAGGACACAcaatatattatagttgaagAAGTGCAAGCTCCGGTTTTTAAG GCATTGCTCCACTATATATATTGGGATGTGCTTCCTGATTTACAAGAGTTTGTGGGTCTTGAAACGACGGGGGCAGCCACACTGATGGCTCAGCATTTGCTTGCTGCAGCGGACCGATATGGACTTGAGAGGCTGAAAGTGCTATGTGAGGCTAAACTTACGGAGGGTGTATCCATCAATACAGTTGCCACGACCTTAGCTTTAGCTGATCAGCATCAATGTGTCCAACTGAAATCCGCTTGTCTGAAATTCATTGCATCAACTGAAAATTTGAAAG CTGTGATGGAGACAGAAGGATTTGAGCACTTAAAGGAGAGCTGCCCTACTGTCATCACCGAGCTGCTTAATTACGTGGCTAAGGTAGGTCCACCACCAGGGGCAACCATTGAGCGGGGTGGAATCACACTTGATGGCGGTGATGTGCATGGAAGAAGAGTAAAGCAGAGG TTACAGGCGTCATAG
- the LOC116003100 gene encoding pentatricopeptide repeat-containing protein At5g19020, mitochondrial, translating to MIIGLTPKSRLRLRHLPRILLLSPKCLSSSPLPLQNPPHQHLHFSFRAPTSSRPRKPDYEFSLVSALKSCSALSSIPQGRQLHCLVLKSGLDSNIFILNSLMSFYAKCELIRDAMKIFDSFPWLDPVSCNIMMSGYAKLGRVEDACEVFDKMPGRNCVSYTTIIMVLVQKGSFSKAIHVFREMRCLGMVPNEVALGSMISASLHCGGVQSGRMLHGLVLKLGLHGFVHISTNLLHVYCVSGCVRDASVLFNEMPERNVVSWNVMLNGYAKAKLVHLLRELFEKMVDRDVVSWGTVIDGYIQVGRLSEALVLYCQMLRTGLKPNDIMIVDLISACSRAMAILEGKQFHGVALRMGFDSHDFIQATIIHLYAACGETDLARIQFEVGSKEHPACWNALIAGLIRNGKVDEGRSLFDQMPERDVFSWSSMISGYSQTEQPSLALELFHEMVESGIKPNEVTMVSVFSAIATLGTFKEGRWAHEYILKNSIPVNDNLSAAIIDMYAKCGSISTALDLFNQIRERATDVSPWNAIICGLAMHGHAELSLDIFSDMERRNIKPNSITFIGVLSACCHAGLVEVGEKHFKRMKEFYTIEPSIKHYGCMVDLLGRAGRLYEAETLIQSMPMEADAVIWGTLLAASKTHGNTEVGKRAAENLARVEPSHGPSRVLLCNIYADAGKWEDAFLVRQEMQTQRLTRATAYSGVV from the coding sequence ATGATCATCGGTTTGACACCCAAATCGCGCCTTCGCCTTCGTCATCTTCCTCGTATACTGTTACTCTCACCCAAATGTCTCTCATCCTCACCACTACCCCTTCAGAACCCACCGCACCAACACCTCCACTTCTCCTTCAGAGCcccaacaagttccagaccgCGAAAGCCCGATTACGAGTTCTCCCTGGTTTCTGCTCTGAAATCATGTTCGGCTCTCTCATCCATCCCCCAAGGCCGGCAGCTCCACTGCCTTGTCTTGAAATCTGGGCTGGAttccaatattttcattttgaacAGTTTAATGAGCTTCTATGCAAAATGTGAACTGATTAGGGATGCGATGAAGATATTTGATTCGTTCCCATGGTTAGACCCCGTTTCGTGTAATATTATGATGTCTGGGTATGCCAAACTGGGACGTGTGGAGGATGCGTGtgaggtgtttgataaaatgcctggCAGGAATTGTGTGTCGTATACTACTATCATCATGGTTTTGGTTCAGAAGGGATCTTTTAGCAAGGCGATTCACGTTTTTAGGGAGATGAGATGTCTGGGAATGGTTCCCAATGAGGTGGCTCTGGGGAGCATGATCTCGGCTTCTTTGCATTGTGGTGGAGTTCAGAGTGGAAGAATGCTTCATGGATTGGTTTTAAAGCTTGGTCTTCATGGGTTTGTTCACATTTCTACTAATTTGCTACATGTGTATTGCGTCAGTGGTTGTGTGAGGGATGCTAGTGTGCTGTTTAATGAGATGCCTGAAAGGAATGTCGTTTCTTGGAATGTGATGTTAAATGGATATGCAAAGGCTAAGCTTGTGCATTTACTAAGGGAGCTTTTCGAGAAGATGGTTGATAGAGATGTGGTTTCTTGGGGCACTGTAATTGATGGTTATATTCAAGTAGGAAGGTTAAGCGAAGCTTTGGTATTGTATTGCCAAATGCTCCGTACTGGACTGAAACCTAATGATATTATGATTGTAGACTTGATTTCTGCTTGTTCACGAGCAATGGCGATTTTGGAAGGTAAACAGTTTCATGGTGTAGCATTGAGGATGGGGTTTGATAGCCATGACTTTATACAGGCAACAATAATTCATCTTTATGCTGCTTGTGGGGAAACTGATCTTGCTCGTATCCAGTTTGAAGTAGGTAGCAAGGAACATCCTGCGTGTTGGAATGCTCTCATTGCAGGGCTAATTAGAAACGGGAAAGTTGATGAGGGTCGGTCTTTATTCGATCAGATGCCTGAACGAGATGTTTTCTCGTGGAGTTCAATGATATCTGGTTATTCACAAACCGAGCAGCCTAGTTTGGCACTTGAGCTCTTTCATGAAATGGTGGAGAGTGGGATTAAACCGAATGAAGTCACAATGGTCAGTGTTTTCTCTGCAATTGCTACTTTGGGGACATTCAAAGAAGGTAGATGGGCTCACGAGTATATACTCAAGAACTCCATTCCTGTAAATGACAATTTGAGTGCTGCTATAATCGATATGTATGCTAAATGTGGCAGCATCAGCACCGCCTTAGATCTGTTCAATCAAATCCGTGAGAGGGCAACCGATGTCTCGCCTTGGAATGCCATTATATGTGGGTTGGCCATGCACGGTCACGCTGAATTGTCCCTCGACATTTTCTCCGATATGGAGAGACGCAACATAAAACCCAACTCAATCACATTCATCGGAGTCCTGAGTGCCTGCTGCCATGCCGGTTTGGTGGAAGTAGGCGAAAAACACTTCAAGAGGATGAAGGAATTCTACACCATAGAACCAAGCATCAAGCATTATGGTTGCATGGTGGATCTTTTGGGCAGAGCAGGAAGATTGTATGAAGCCGAAACCCTAATACAAAGCATGCCCATGGAGGCTGATGCTGTAATATGGGGCACGCTTTTAGCAGCAAGTAAAACGCACGGCAACACAGAGGTCGGAAAGAGGGCTGCAGAGAACTTGGCAAGAGTGGAACCATCCCATGGTCCAAGTAGAGTGTTGCTGTGTAATATTTATGCAGATGCAGGAAAGTGGGAAGATGCATTCCTAGTCAGGCAAGAAATGCAAACCCAGAGACTGACAAGAGCAACAGCTTATAGTGGAGTTGTATGA
- the LOC116003103 gene encoding uncharacterized protein At5g19025-like produces the protein MRHQLLSSSIAMAPSSSLSLSKPLKKPSNSIRSNPNVNSQNCPSSAAAAGGHYLCKHSPSATLDLLILILVLFSGAFLISSYFSYIFHSLSLLAPSFSLAALLSHLRAVDVQIQYVLFSFFFVVFLTAVIAFEICCGNRSRKCGKSGCKGLRKAMEFDLQVQDEECLKVGSESKAVREIDELPWKGGSETNLDYECLRAELRKMAPPNGRAVLLFRAKCGCPIAKLEGWGPKRGRRHKKSLALSGKDHR, from the exons ATGCGCCATCAGCTGCTCTCCTCCTCCATAGCCATGGCACCTTCCtcctccctttctctctcaAAACCCCTCAAAAAACCCTCAAACTCTATCCGCTCAAACCCTAATGTGAATTCGCAGAATTGcccctcctccgccgccgccgccggcggccACTACCTCTGCAAGCACTCCCCGTCGGCCACGCTCGACCTCCTCATCCTCATTCTCGTCCTCTTCTCCGGAGCCTTCCTGATCTCCTCCTACTTCTCCTACATCTTCCATTCACTCTCCCTCCTCGCGCCCTCCTTCTCCCTCGCCGCGCTTCTCTCCCACCTCCGCGCCGTCGACGTCCAAATCCAATACGTCCTCTTCAGCTTCTTCTTCGTCGTCTTCCTCACGGCCGTGATTGCCTTCGAGATCTGCTGCGGCAACCGATCCCGGAAATGCGGGAAATCCGGCTGCAAAGGTTTGCGGAAAGCTATGGAGTTTGACTTGCAGGTTCAGGACGAGGAGTGCTTGAAAGTCGGGAGTGAGAGTAAGGCTGTGAGAGAGATCGACGAGCTGCCGTGGAAAGGCGGGAGTGAGACTAACCTTGATTATGAGTGCCTCCGTGCTGAGCTGAGGAAGATGGCGCCGCCGAACGGGCGGGCCGTGCTTCTTTTCCGGGCTAAATGTGGGTGCCCTATCGCCAAGCTCGAAGGCTGGGGCCCCAAGCGTGGACGTCGCCACAAGAA GAGTCTGGCTCTTAGCGGTAAAGATCACCGCTAG
- the LOC116002954 gene encoding probable serine incorporator: protein MSCLASCFASLTCGLCTSVASGISSRSARLGYCLIFGFSLVVSWVLREVAAPLLEKFSWINESESHTNEWYQMQAVLRVSLGNFLFFGLLALIMIGVKDQNDRRHACHHGGWIIKFAVWVVLIVLMFFLPNVIVNIYAIISKFGAGFFLLIQVLILLDATHAWNDAWVAKDEQKWYMALLAVSVVCYLGTYAFSGILFIWFNPSGNDCGLNVFFIVMTMILAFVFAVIALHPKVNGSLLPASVISIYCAYVCYTGLSSEPRDYACNGLHKSKAVTIGTLVLGMLTTVLSVLYSALRAGSSTAFMSPPSSPRSGERKSLLDSNELESGKAKGETEARPVSYSYSFFHLIFALASMYSAMLLSGWTSSSESTELIDVGWTSVWVRICTEWVTAALYLWSLMAPLLFPDREFF from the exons ATGTCGTGCTTGGCGTCTTGCTTTGCGTCTCTGACGTGCGGTCTCTGCACCTCCGTGGCGTCTGGGATCAGCAGCCGCTCCGCTAGGCTCGGTTACTGCCTCATCTTCGGATTCTCCTTGGTTGTCTCTTGGGTTCTCAGAGAAGTCGCCGCTCCCCTGCTCGAGAAATTCTCAT GGATAAACGAGTCAGAAAGTCATACCAATGAATGGTATCAAATGCAAGCAGTGCTTCGTGTCAGCTTGGGGAACTTCTTGTTTTTTGGACTTCTTGCTCTTATAATGATTGGAGTGAAAGATCAAAATGATAGGCGTCACGCATGTCATCATGGTGGATGGATTATAAAATTTGCTGTTTGGGTTGTGCTCATCGTCCTCATGTTTTTCCTCCCAAATGTTATTGTAAATATTTACG CAATTATTTCGAAGTTTGGTGCAGGGTTTTTTCTACTAATTCAAGTATTGATTTTATTGGATGCCACACACGCGTGGAATGATGCATGGGTAGCCAAAGACGAGCAGAAGTG GTACATGGCCTTACTTGCTGTATCAGTAGTATGCTACCTTGGTACATATGCCTTTTCGGGCATTCTGTTTATTTGGTTCAATCCTTCCGGGAATGACTGTGGACTAAACGTCTTCTTCATCGTTATGACAATGATTCTTGCATTTGTATTTGCCGTTATAGCCTTGCACCCAAAG GTGAATGGAAGCCTGTTGCCTGCTTCTGTGATATCTATCTATTGTGCTTATGTGTGCTACACCGGTCTCTCTAGTGAGCCTCGAGATTATGCGTGCAATGGCCTGCACAAATCGAAAGCAGTAACTATCGGTACCCTCGTTCTTGGGATGCTTACAACAGTTCTCTCGGTTCTGTATTCTGCTCTTCGTGCTGGGTCTTCAACAGCTTTTATGTCCCCGCCATCTTCTCCCAGATCAG GAGAAAGGAAATCTCTTCTAGACTCTAACGAGCTGGAATCTGGTAAGGCCAAGGGAGAAACTGAAGCCCGACCTGTCAGTTACTCGTACTCGTTCTTCCATCTGATATTCGCCTTGGCTAGCATGTATTCCGCCATGCTTCTCTCCGGTTGGACAAGCAGCTCCGAGAGCACCGAGCTTATAGACGTCGGTTGGACCTCGGTTTGGGTTCGTATTTGCACCGAGTGGGTCACCGCCGCTCTCTATCTTTGGTCCCTCATGGCACCTCTGCTTTTCCCTGATCGTGAATTCTTCTGA
- the LOC116002714 gene encoding DUF21 domain-containing protein At4g14240-like: protein MHLINALAVVRMTTREMTLGAEIEFGTFTWYLYVGISCVLVLFAGIMSGLTLGLMSLGLVELEILQRSGTPTEKKQAATIFPVVQKQHQLLVTLLLCNAASMEALPIYLDKIFNQYVAIILSVTFVLAFGEVIPQAICTRYGLAVGANFVWLVRFLMIVCYPIAYPIGKILDWVLGHNEALFRRAQLKALVSIHSQEAGKGGELTHDETTIISGALDLTEKTAEEAMTPIESTFSLDVNSKLDWEAMGKILARGHSRVPVYSGNPKNIIGLLLVKSLLTVRAETETPVSAVSIRRIPRVPSDMPLYDILNEFQKGSSHMAAVVKVKGKSKNPPLIENEQSEAAETDGDSQLTTPLLTKKDEKSDSVVVDIEKAVVPAPINILASNDTETNGLPQSSEDLEDGEVIGIITLEDVFEELLQEEIVDETDEYVDVHKRIRVAAAAAASSVARAPSIRRLTAQKAAGGQNRQGQTPRKSSEDVRRGHLSEPLPGNKK, encoded by the exons ATGCATCTAATCAATGCGCTGGCGGTGGTCCGAATGACCACAAGGGAGATGACGCTAGGCGCAGAGATAGAATTCGGCACATTCACATGGTATCTCTACGTCGGGATCTCATGTGTCCTAGTCCTCTTCGCCGGAATCATGTCCGGCCTCACCCTAGGCCTCATGTCCTTAGGCCTTGTCGAGCTCGAGATCCTCCAGCGCAGCGGAACTCCTACCGAGAAGAAACAAGCAG CTACAATATTCCCAGTTGTTCAAAAGCAACATCAGCTTCTTGTAACCTTGCTTCTATGTAATGCTGCTTCAATGGAG GCCCTTCCTATATATTTGGACAAAATTTTCAACCAATATGTTGCTATTATCCTGTCTGTAACTTTTGTGCTGGCATTTGGAGAG GTTATTCCTCAAGCAATATGCACCAGGTATGGACTTGCTGTAGGAGCAAATTTTGTCTGGCTTGTTCGCTTTCTAATGATCGTTTGCTACCCTATTGCCTATCCTATTGGAAAG ATTCTGGACTGGGTATTAGGACATAATGAAGCTTTGTTCAGACGTGCTCAGTTGAAAGCTCTTGTTTCTATCCACAGTCAAGAG GCTGGCAAGGGGGGTGAACTCACACATGATGAAACAACTATTATTAGTGGAGCACTGGATTTGACTGAAAAG ACAGCTGAGGAGGCCATGACACCCATTGAATCAACATTTTCACTGGATGTCAATTCAAAACTAGACTG GGAAGCAATGGGAAAAATTCTTGCTCGAGGTCACAGTCGAGTCCCTGTCTACTCTGGCAATCCAAAGAATATTATTGGGCTTCTGCTG GTCAAAAGCCTTCTTACTGTTCGGGCAGAAACTGAGACCCCAGTTAGTGCTGTTTCTATCCGCAGAATTCCTCG GGTTCCTTCAGATATGCCCCTCTATGACATACTGAATGAGTTTCAGAAAGGTAGCAGTCACATGGCTGCTGTAGTGAAGGTGAAAGGCAAAAGTAAAAACCCTCCATTAATAGAAAATGAACAATCTGAAGCAGCTGAAACTGATGGGGATTCTCAGTTAACTACTCCTTTGCTCACCAAGAAGGATGAGAAATCGGATAGTGTTGTGGTTGATATTGAGAAGGCAGTGGTCCCAGCTCCCATAAACATCCTAGCATCTAATGATACTGAAACAAATGGCTTGCCTCAATCCTCAGAGGATCTCGAGGATGGTGAAGTAATTGGCATCATCACCCTGGAAGATGTGTTTGAAGAGCTTTTGCAG GAGGAAATAGTAGACGAGACCGATGAGTATGTTGATGTACATAAAAG GATACGTGTGGCTGCAGCTGCAGCTGCTTCATCAGTGGCACGTGCTCCATCGATTAGGAGGCTGACAGCCCAAAAAGCAGCT GGAGGCCAGAATAGACAAGGACAGACCCCGAGAAAGTCAAGCGAGGATGTCAGGAGAGGACATCTCAGCGAGCCTCTTCCTGGGAACAAGAAATAG